In the Halosolutus gelatinilyticus genome, TCCGACAGCTCCTGTACAACCGGTTCACCATCCTGCTCGCGGTTCTGTTGCTCGTCTCGATCCCCGTACAGGGGTACGCCGCGGCGAACAGCGACGGGTACGTCACCGGACAGGTCGTCGACGGCGACGGCGAGCCGATCGCGAACGCCACCGTGACGCTGTCGCCACAGACGATCGCCGGCGTCCCCGACACCCAGTCTACGACCACCGACGGGGCGGGCGAGTTCGAGTTCCGGGACGAGAGCCTCCTGGAATTCACGATCGAAGCCCAACACCCCGAGCGCGGCGAGAGCGAGACCAGGCGACACCACCTCTACTTCAAGGGGCAGAATACGGAGGTGACGCTGGTGCTCAGCTGACCGTTCGAATCGGGACGGCGACGGCCTCAGCGCGCCGACTTGCCGTACCAATCGATTCCGACGGAGCGTCACCTGCGGGCGAAGAGTGCGAGTGTACCGGTCCGAAACGATGGATCGGCGCCGATCGAACCGTCAGACCGTCACTAGATATAAATAATAGAAGGTTCTGTTCACGAATGATGACACGAGAAAGCATACCGGTGGGTAGTCGACGGACCTACCTCAAAGGGGTTGCGGCCGGCGCCGCGGCCGGCCTCGCCGGCTGCCTCGGCGGCGGCGGTGACAGCGAAGAGGGCATTTCGGATCCGATCGAGGTGTACACCTGGAACCTCCCCTTCTGGGAGGAGACGATCACGGGAGAGATCATCCCGACCTTCGAGGACGAGTTCGGCGACGAGTACGACGGCCTCGAGGGCGATTCGATCGACCGGGGGCCTAAAACGGAAGATATTATCTCGTTCTTCCAGTCGCGACTCCAGTCCGGCAATCCGCCGAGCGTGTTCGACACGCAGTTCGGCGCCTACGCCAGATACGCCGAAGAGGGCGTGTTCGCCGACATCGAGGAGCTGGCCGACGACGAACTCCTCGAGCAGTACGACGACACGGCGCTCGAACTGAACCAGTACGACGGCACGCTGT is a window encoding:
- a CDS encoding carboxypeptidase-like regulatory domain-containing protein, which produces MNVPPLLKLVAEAISVRQLLYNRFTILLAVLLLVSIPVQGYAAANSDGYVTGQVVDGDGEPIANATVTLSPQTIAGVPDTQSTTTDGAGEFEFRDESLLEFTIEAQHPERGESETRRHHLYFKGQNTEVTLVLS